The Thamnophis elegans isolate rThaEle1 chromosome Z, rThaEle1.pri, whole genome shotgun sequence genome contains a region encoding:
- the LOC116522849 gene encoding cathelicidin-related peptide Oh-Cath-like has protein sequence MEGFLWKTLLLVGALSASGQSAPSPKLLTYDEAVVQAVVNYNGKAKEDSLYQLLEAAPQPDWDPNSEGTQELKFTIKETVCRAEEEVSLDKCDFKEDGVVRDCTATYFLGEKTPVAFLDCKAVGETEEEEEEVEEKEEGTEEEEESAERSRKRIKIRRPIRVPGKVWITFKVIIITRK, from the exons ATGGAAGGGTTTCTCTGGAAGACTTTGCTGCTGGTTGGGGCTCTCTCAGCCTCTGGGCAGTCTGCACCGTCACCGAAACTGCTGACCTATGACGAGGCCGTGGTACAGGCAGTGGTCAACTACAACGGCAAAGCAAAGGAAGACTCCCTCTACCAGCTGTTGGAGGCTGCTCCTCAACCTGATTGG GATCCCAATTCTGAAGGGACCcaagagttgaagttcaccatCAAGGAGACGGTCTGTCGAGCAGAGGAAGAAGTTTCCTTGGATAAATGCGACTTCAAAGAAGACGGG GTGGTCAGAGATTGCACAGCCACCTATTTCCTTGGGGAGAAGACACCAGTGGCTTTTCTTGATTGCAAGGCGGTGGGGgaaacagaggaggaggaagaagaggtggaagagaaggaagaggggacggaggaggaggag GAGTCAGCCGAGCGTTCGAGAAAACGAATTAAAATACGTCGGCCCATAAGGGTGCCGGGAAAGGTGTGGATAACATTCAAGGTCATCATCATCACTAGGAAATGA
- the LOC116520615 gene encoding cathelicidin-related peptide Oh-Cath-like produces MEGFFWKTLLLVGALSASGDSAPSQSPLSFEAAVEQGVVIYNSKAEGDTLYRLLEAAPQPDWDPNSDGTQELKFTIKETVCRPEGEVSLDKCDFKEDGVVRECTGEFFLGEKPPVAVVTCEAVEEIEEEEEEEKAEEGEEKEEEKNQEEEEEEDEPERLKKLRKKIKKGFGKIRKGFGKIKKDFGRIRKGSRRIRKLGEKIGKLYGILQLSNKVPSGKTAR; encoded by the exons ATGGAAGGGTTTTTCTGGAAGACCTTGCTGCTGGTTGGGGCTCTCTCAGCCTCTGGGGACTCTGCACCATCACAGAGTCCGCTGTCCTTTGAAGCGGCCGTGGAACAGGGAGTGGTCATCTACAACAGCAAAGCTGAGGGAGATACCCTCTACCGTCTCCTGGAGGCTGCTCCTCAACCTGATTGG GATCCCAATTCTGATGGGACCcaagagttgaagttcaccatCAAGGAGACGGTCTGTCGACCAGAAGGAGAAGTTTCCTTGGATAAATGTGACTTCAAAGAAGACGGG GTGGTCAGAGAATGCACAGGCGAATTCTTCCTTGGGGAGAAGCCCCCAGTGGCTGTGGTCACCTGTGAAGCCGTGGAGGAaatagaggaagaagaagaagaggagaaggcggaggagggggaggagaaggaggaggagaagaaccaggaggaggaagaggaggag GACGAGCCCGAACGTTTgaagaaattaaggaagaagaTCAAGAAGGGTTTCGGGAAGATCAGGAAGGGTTTTGGGAAGATCAAGAAGGATTTCGGGAGGATCAGGAAGGGTTCCAGGAGGATCAGGAAACTCGGGGAGAAAATCGGGAAGCTGTATGGAATTCTGCAACTTTCAAACAAGGTCCCTTCAGGAAAAACCGCACGATGA
- the LOC116520614 gene encoding cathelicidin-related peptide Oh-Cath-like — protein sequence MEGFFWKTLLLVGALSASGDSAPSQSPLSFEAAVEQGVVIYNSKAEGDNLYRLLEAVPQPDWDPNSEGTQELKFTIKETVCRPEGEVSLDKCDFKEDGVVRECTGEFFLGEKPPVAVVTCEAVEEIEEEEEEGEAAEEGEEEEQNQEEEVEEDEPERLKKLRKKIKKGFKKIRKGSRKIRKLGEKIWKTYIRFGILSNKVPSG from the exons ATGGAAGGGTTTTTCTGGAAGACCTTGCTGCTGGTTGGGGCTCTCTCAGCCTCTGGGGACTCTGCACCATCACAGAGTCCGCTGTCCTTTGAAGCGGCCGTGGAACAGGGAGTGGTCATCTACAACAGCAAAGCTGAGGGAGATAATCTCTACCGTCTCCTGGAGGCTGTTCCTCAACCTGATTGG GATCCCAATTCTGAAGGGACCcaagagttgaagttcaccatCAAGGAGACAGTCTGTCGACCAGAAGGAGAAGTTTCCTTGGATAAATGTGACTTCAAAGAAGACGGG GTGGTCAGAGAATGCACAGGCGAATTCTTCCTTGGGGAGAAGCCCCCAGTGGCTGTGGTCACCTGTGAAGCCGTGGAGGAaatagaggaagaagaagaggagggggaggcggcggaggagggggaggaggaggagcagaaccaggaggaggaagtggaggag GACGAGCCCGAACGTTTgaagaaattaaggaagaagaTCAAGAAGGGTTTCAAGAAGATCAGGAAGGGTTCCAGGAAGATCAGGAAACTCGGGGAAAAAATCTGGAAGACATACATTAGGTTTGGAATTCTTTCAAACAAGGTCCCTTCAGGATAA